One part of the Phoenix dactylifera cultivar Barhee BC4 chromosome 4, palm_55x_up_171113_PBpolish2nd_filt_p, whole genome shotgun sequence genome encodes these proteins:
- the LOC103705604 gene encoding uncharacterized protein LOC103705604 isoform X1: MGDHFVLLVDRLLTESTLEAAIRSRNDAAVGSPDSASMVELEIDLLPKKNVRDGTSAEKLVQCRICHDEDEDSNMEIPCSCSGSLRYAHRRCVQRWCNEKGDTMCEICLQQFKPGYTAPPKLFLYGSIPMNFRGNWEVSQRDVHNHRYITMTPSDRDIVGPDYRDYSASNTRSIMYCRLITVIFMVLLILRHTLPIIMNGAEQYSLPVLAVSLTLLLLRTVGIILPLYIMLRAVTTFHCRRQQQETDGASTLASETENGRPQPMHPQPHIIRVY; this comes from the exons ATGGGCGACCATTTTGTGTTGTTGGTGGACCGCTTGCTCACCGAGTCTACGCTGGAAGCCGCCATCAGAAGCAGAAACGATGCCGCTGTTGGGTCTCCTGATTCAGCTTCGATGGTGGAGCTGGAGATTGACCTTCTGCCAAAGAAGAATGTCAGGGATGGGACATCGGCTGAGAAGTTGGTGCAGTGTCGAATTTGCCATGATGAGGATGAGGACTCCAACATGGAGATCCCCTGCTCCTGCTCTGGAAGCTTAAGG TATGCTCACCGCAGATGTGTTCAAAGGTGGTGCAACGAGAAGGGTGACACCATGTGTGAGATATGCCTACAG CAATTCAAGCCAGGTTACACTGCCCCTCCGAAGTTGTTTCTGTATGGAAGTATCCCAATGAACTTCAG GGGAAATTGGGAGGTTTCTCAGCGCGATGTCCACAATCATCGATATATAACAATGACTCCGTCAGATCGTGATATTGTAGGTCCTGACTACAGGGATTATTCAGCTTCAAACACAAGAAGCATTATGTACTGTCGCTTGATCACCGTAATT TTCATGGTTCTTTTGATTCTTCGCCATACGCTTCCTATTATTATGAATGGAGCCGAGCAGTATTCTTTACCAGTGCTCGCAGTAAGTCTCACG TTATTGCTGTTGAGGACTGTTGGAATTATCCTACCTCTCTATATAATGTTGAGAGCAGTTACCACATTTCACTGCCGGCGCCAGCAGCAG GAGACAGATGGAGCTTCCACTTTAGCATCTGAAACAGAGAATGGGCGACCGCAACCTATGCATCCTCAACCACACATCATTCGTGTCTACTAG
- the LOC103705604 gene encoding uncharacterized protein LOC103705604 isoform X2 has product MGDHFVLLVDRLLTESTLEAAIRSRNDAAVGSPDSASMVELEIDLLPKKNVRDGTSAEKLVQCRICHDEDEDSNMEIPCSCSGSLRYAHRRCVQRWCNEKGDTMCEICLQQFKPGYTAPPKLFLYGSIPMNFRGNWEVSQRDVHNHRYITMTPSDRDIVGPDYRDYSASNTRSIMYCRLITVIFMVLLILRHTLPIIMNGAEQYSLPVLALLLLRTVGIILPLYIMLRAVTTFHCRRQQQETDGASTLASETENGRPQPMHPQPHIIRVY; this is encoded by the exons ATGGGCGACCATTTTGTGTTGTTGGTGGACCGCTTGCTCACCGAGTCTACGCTGGAAGCCGCCATCAGAAGCAGAAACGATGCCGCTGTTGGGTCTCCTGATTCAGCTTCGATGGTGGAGCTGGAGATTGACCTTCTGCCAAAGAAGAATGTCAGGGATGGGACATCGGCTGAGAAGTTGGTGCAGTGTCGAATTTGCCATGATGAGGATGAGGACTCCAACATGGAGATCCCCTGCTCCTGCTCTGGAAGCTTAAGG TATGCTCACCGCAGATGTGTTCAAAGGTGGTGCAACGAGAAGGGTGACACCATGTGTGAGATATGCCTACAG CAATTCAAGCCAGGTTACACTGCCCCTCCGAAGTTGTTTCTGTATGGAAGTATCCCAATGAACTTCAG GGGAAATTGGGAGGTTTCTCAGCGCGATGTCCACAATCATCGATATATAACAATGACTCCGTCAGATCGTGATATTGTAGGTCCTGACTACAGGGATTATTCAGCTTCAAACACAAGAAGCATTATGTACTGTCGCTTGATCACCGTAATT TTCATGGTTCTTTTGATTCTTCGCCATACGCTTCCTATTATTATGAATGGAGCCGAGCAGTATTCTTTACCAGTGCTCGCA TTATTGCTGTTGAGGACTGTTGGAATTATCCTACCTCTCTATATAATGTTGAGAGCAGTTACCACATTTCACTGCCGGCGCCAGCAGCAG GAGACAGATGGAGCTTCCACTTTAGCATCTGAAACAGAGAATGGGCGACCGCAACCTATGCATCCTCAACCACACATCATTCGTGTCTACTAG